TCATGTGTTGCCTGCTGTGTTGCTTCATGTGTTGCCTGCTGTGTTGCATTATGTGTTGCCTGCTGTGTTGCCTGCTGTGTTGCTTCATGTGTTGCCTGCTGTGTTGCCTGCTGTGTTGCTTCATGTCTTGCCTGCTGTGTTGCTTCATGTGTTGCCTGCTGTGTTGCATCATGTGTTGCCTGCTGTGTTGCTTCATGTGTTGCCTGCTGTGTTGCATCATGTGTTGCCTGCTGTGTTGCATCATGTGTTGCCTGCTGTGTTACTTCATGTGTTGCCTGCTGTGTTGCCTGCTGTGTTGCTTCATGTGTTGCCTGCTGTGTGTTGCCTGCTGTGTTGCATCATGTGTTGCCTGCTGTGTTGCTTCATGTGTTGCCTGCTGTGTTACTTCATGTGTTGCCTGCTGTGTTGCATCATGTGTTGCCTGCTGTGTTGCATCATGTGTTGCCTGCTGTGTTACTTCATGTGTTGCTTCATGTGTTGCCTGCTGTGTTGCTTCATGTGTTGCCTGCTGTGTTACTTCATGTGTTGCCTGCTGTGTTGCTTCATGTGTTGCCTGCTGTGTTGCTTCATGTGTTGCCTGCTGTGTTGCATCATGTGTTGCCTGCTGTGTTGCTTCATGTGTTGCCTGCTGTGTTGCATCATGTGTTGCCTGCTGTGTTGCATCATGTGTTGCCTGCTGTGTTGTATCATGTGTTGCCTGCTGTGTTGCATCATGTGTTGCCTGCTGTGTTGCCTGCTGTGTTGCATCATGTGTTGCCTGCTGTGTTACTTCATGTGTTGCCTGCTGTGTTGCATCATGTGTTGCCTGCTGTGTTACTTTATGTGTTGCCTGCTGTGTTGCATCATGTGTTGCCTGCTGTGTTGCATCATGTGTTGCCTGCTGTGTTGCATCATGTGTTGCCTGCTGTGTTACTTCATGTGTTGCCTGCTGTGTTGCATCATGTGTTGCCTGCTGTGTTGCATCATGTGTTGCCTGCTGTGTTACTTCATGTGTTGCCTGCGGTGTTGCTTCATGTGTTGCCTGCTGTGTTGCCTGCTGTGTTGCTTCATGTGTTGCCTGCTGTGTTGCTTCATGTGTTGCCTGCTGTGTTGCCTGCTGTGTTGCTTCATGTGTTGCCTGCTGTGTTGCTTCATGTGTTGCCTGCTGTGTTGCATCATGTGTTGCCTGCTGTGTTGCTTCATGTGTTGCCTGCTGTGTTGCTTCATGTGTCCTGCTGTGTTGCCTGCTGTGTTGCTTCATGTGTTGCCTGCTGTGTTGCCTGCTGTGTTGCCTGCTGTGTTGACTGCTGTATTGCTTCATGTGTTGCCTGCTGTGTTGCTTCATGTGTTGCCTCATGTGTTGCTTCATGTGTTGCCGACTGTGTTGCCTGCTGTGTTGCTTCATGTGTTGCCTCATGTGTTGCCTCATGTGTTGCCTGCTGTGTTGTTTCATCTGTTGCCTCATGTGTTGCTTCATGTGTTGCCTCATGTGTTGCCTCATGTGTTGCCTGATGTGTTGCCTCATGTGTTGCCTCATGTGTTGCTTCATGTGTTGCCGACTGTGTTGCCTGCTGTGTTGcatcatgtgttgcttgctgtgttgcatcatgtgttgcctgctgtgttgcctcctgtgtTGCCTGCTGTGTTGCCTCATGTGTTGCCTCATGTGTTGCCTGTTGTGTTGCATCATGTGTTGCCTGCTGTGTTGCATCATGTGTTGCCTCATGTGTTGCCTCATGTGTTGCCTGTTGTGTTGCATCATGTGTTGCCTGCTGTGTTGCCTCATGTGTTGCCTCATGTGTTGCCTGTTGTGTTGCCTCATGTGTTGCCTGTTGAGTTGCATCATGTGTTGCCTGTTGTGTTGCCTGTTGTGTTGCCTCATGTGTTGCCTGTTGTGTTGCCTCATGTGTTGCCTGCTGTGTTGCATCATGTGTTGCCTGCTGTGTTGCCTCATgtgttgcatcatgtgttgtctgcTGTGTTGCCTCATGTGTTGCCTGTTGTGTTGCATCATGTGTTGCCTGCTGTGTTGCATCATGTGTTGCCTCATGTGTTGCCTCATGTGTTGCCTGTTGTGTTGCATCATGTGTTGCCTGTTGTGTTGCATCATGTGTTGCCTGCTGTGTTGCCTCATGTGTTGCCTGCTGTGTTGCCTGCTGTGTTGCATCATGTGTTGCCTCATGTGTTGCCTGTTGTGTTGCATCATGTGTTGCCTGTTGTGTTGCCTCATGTGTTGCCTGTTGTGTTGCCTCATGTGTTGCCTGCTGTGTTGCCTCATGTGTTGCCTGCTGTGTTGCCTCATGTGTTGCCTGTTGTGTTGCATCATGTGTTGCCTGCTGTGTTGCCTCATGTGTTGCCTGTTGTGTTGCCTGTTGTGTTGCCTCATGTGTTGCCTCATGTGTTGCCTCATGTGTTGCATCATGTGTTGCCTGCTGTGTTGCATCATGTGTTGCCTATTGTGTTGCCTCATGTGTTGCCTCATGTGTTGCCTGTTGTGTTGGATCATGTGTTGCCGCAAGCATAACTATGTGAGTACAAGTGGTGAccgaaccacacaccagaagatgggtagacgacgacgtttcggtcgtccctggaccattatcacgcaACTCATTCTCCTGTTTAAATTGTCGTTCTGTGCACCAGAGTACGAAGATTGCTGTTCTATGAAtttagatagtagaactttgtactattcattGACAGAATTGGACAAATTAAACTAAAAAACATACATAAATATTCCCAGGCCTAATATATCACCtaggaatattatatatatatatatatatatatatatatatatatatatatatatatatatatatatatatatatatatatatatatatatatatatatatatatatatatatatatatatatatatatatatatatttatatatatatatatatatatatatatatatatatatatatatatatatatatatatatatatatatatcacctaaTATGAGGCCTAGGAAGGTTGGGTTAatgtagtttgtctttgcaacataagtagaaaatagttttccggtttgtccaactcaatagtaccgatttttactttctaatttggttgtccctcggtatatatatactttggtatatatacttatatacttGATAGTATATATACTATCAAGCCATATGTGACTTGAAGCGACTTGATAATCGTTCAaaacggaccgaaaagtcgtcgtctcttcatcttctgatctGTGGTGtggtcatcatgtcttcagcctcgttattgtgactcatcgtctcctGTGAGCCGTTTGTAACTAGTGACAACTGATGCTGCCTGAGTGACAGTGTAGTAATCCAAGTAAGGAaggcgcctttgtgtgtgtgtgggtgtattggCTTGGTGTAGCCCACTGGCACAACCTCCAAGTTTTAATACGTTTCAAAAGTATTGGAAGTTTTCTCTGACTGACCTTCGGATGCCCCCCGCCACTCACCTTACCTCACTTCACctaccctcacctcacctcacctcgccTCACCTCGCCTCACCTCGCCTCACCTCccgtcacctcacctcacctcacctcacctcacctcacctcacctcacctcacctcacctcacataacatcacctcacatcacctcacctcacctcacctcacctcacctcacatcgcctcacctcacctcacctcacctcacctcacctcgccTCCCCTCACCTCGCCTCACCtcccttcacctcacctcacctcacctcacctcagtaGGCTGGTTTATGATTTTACCTCTCCAACTAATTTCTCCAATTTTACGATCTGTCACAAGACacttagcccaaccacttgggccggacggtagagagacggtctcgcttccaggcatgtcagcgttcaatccccgaccgtccccaagcgtttgggcaccattccttttccccgtcccatcccaaatccttatcctgacctcttcccagcgctatatagtcgtaatggcttggcggctTCAGATAGTTCCTTCCTTCACAATACACTTAATTAGTTTAATATGTATTAATTTTCCTGTTTGTAATCAGTTATATGTTTTCATCTAAGTTTTAGatgggaaataaaaaaaaatcaagttTTGTTCTGTAGAACAGAACTTACTTGAGTTGAAACAAGTTCTGTTG
The sequence above is drawn from the Procambarus clarkii isolate CNS0578487 chromosome 49, FALCON_Pclarkii_2.0, whole genome shotgun sequence genome and encodes:
- the LOC123751194 gene encoding streptococcal hemagglutinin-like, with protein sequence MRLSETRISSTELVSTQATHDATQQATHDATHEATHEATHEATQQATQQATHEATQQATHDATQQATHEATQQATHEATQQATHEATQQATHEATQQATHDATQQATHEATHDATQQATQQATHEATQQATHDATQQATHDATQQATHEATHEATHDATQQATHDATQQATHEATQQTTHDATHEATQQATHDATQQATHEATQQATHEATQQATQQATHDATQQATHEATQQATHEATHEATQQATHDATQQATHEATHEATHDATQQATHDATQQATHEATHEATQQATQEATQQATHDATQQATHDATQQATQSATHEATHEATHEATHQATHEATHEATHEATHEATDETTQQATHEATHEATHEATQQATQSATHEATHEATHEATQQATHEAIQQSTQQATQQATQQATHEATQQATHEATQQATHEATQQATQQATHEATQQATHEATQQATQQATHEATPQATHEVTQQATHDATQQATHDATQQATHEVTQQATHDATQQATHDATQQATHDATQQATHKVTQQATHDATQQATHEVTQQATHDATQQATQQATHDATQQATHDTTQQATHDATQQATHDATQQATHEATQQATHDATQQATHEATQQATHEATQQATHEVTQQATHEATQQATHEATHEVTQQATHDATQQATHDATQQATHEVTQQATHEATQQATHDATQQATHDATQQATHEATQQATHDATQQATHEATQQARHEATQQATQQATHEATQQATQQATHNATQQATHEATQQATHDATQQATQQATQQATHDATQQATHDATQQATHEGTQEATHEATQQAPHEGTQQATQQATKQAAHDATQQATHDATQQATHEGTQEATQEATHEATQQAPHEGTQQAPHEGHSSYGQNQYGVKTSYGQNHYGVKTSYGQNQYGVKTSYGQNQYGDKTSYGQNHYGVKTSYGQNQYGDKTSYGQNQYGVKTSYGQNQYGVKTSYGQNHYGVKTSYGQNHYGVKTSYGQNHYGVKTSYGQNHYGVKTSYGQNHYGVKTSYGQNHYGVKTSYGQNHYGVKTSYGQNHYGVKTSYGQNHYGVKTSYGQNHYGVKTSYGQNQYGVKTRYGQNQYGGRTSYGQP